The Neobacillus sp. PS3-34 genome has a window encoding:
- a CDS encoding MBL fold metallo-hydrolase, with amino-acid sequence MTEFTSKHFTLEKISKGIYAAIAKDGSGSVGNAGFIDLGGTTIIFDTFNTQQAAEDLRNLAENITNQPVSWVINSHWHGDHIRGNQVFKKCNILSSQTTLQKMKENHPQRIAKQKEDITGLNNYIESLIEQRKSSTDINLDNKINFLREIAISLPTLELVLPQYAFNTEFTIYGTKRTAILMALGGGHSYCDSILYIPEDEIIFMADLLFVKTHPSFFPESNLIHWESILNKVKSFEIQKAIPGHGPIGTKEDITKLINYIKELKIISNENNNLDEVPIPDKYKEWASPELFIQNLKILKNPN; translated from the coding sequence ATGACTGAATTTACTTCTAAACATTTTACACTTGAGAAAATAAGTAAAGGTATTTATGCAGCAATCGCAAAAGATGGTAGTGGATCAGTTGGGAATGCGGGATTTATAGATTTAGGTGGAACAACAATTATTTTTGATACTTTTAACACTCAACAAGCAGCAGAAGATTTAAGAAATTTAGCCGAAAACATTACAAATCAACCTGTTTCTTGGGTTATCAATAGTCATTGGCATGGTGACCATATTAGAGGTAATCAGGTATTTAAAAAATGTAATATATTATCTAGTCAAACAACTCTTCAAAAAATGAAGGAAAATCATCCACAAAGAATTGCCAAACAAAAAGAAGATATAACAGGTTTAAACAATTATATTGAATCACTAATTGAACAAAGGAAAAGCTCCACTGACATAAATTTAGACAATAAAATTAATTTTCTAAGAGAGATAGCAATTTCGCTGCCCACCCTAGAATTAGTTTTACCACAATACGCTTTTAACACAGAATTTACTATTTATGGAACAAAACGTACTGCTATACTGATGGCACTTGGGGGAGGTCACTCATATTGTGATTCTATTCTTTATATACCTGAAGATGAAATTATCTTTATGGCTGACCTTTTATTTGTCAAGACTCACCCATCATTTTTCCCCGAGTCTAATCTAATACATTGGGAAAGTATTTTAAACAAAGTTAAGAGCTTTGAGATACAAAAAGCAATCCCTGGACATGGACCAATTGGAACAAAAGAGGATATTACAAAGTTAATTAACTACATAAAAGAATTAAAGATTATTTCAAATGAAAACAATAATCTAGATGAAGTTCCAATTCCTGATAAATATAAAGAGTGGGCATCCCCTGAATTGTTTATTCAGAATTTAAAAATTTTAAAGAATCCTAACTAG
- a CDS encoding MFS transporter codes for MNSRTTVMISIVLAMLVASMDATIMNTTMPIIAKELGRFDLYAWSFASYMIASTILSPVAGRLSDLFGRKKVFGFGILLFLIGSLLCGLSASMVQLVIFRAVQGIGAGFMMPFPAIIAGDLFSVEKRGRIQALFTAMWGLSAVLAPLLGSFFVEYMTWRWIFFVNLPICLVSFFTLLPYKENYQPKKAKVDYIGAILFAVGVTFLLLDTIVKDNKILFFIVGAVFLVVFYFFEKKQASPIVPLSMFKNKMISRININAFIGTTALFGTASFVPLFLQNIAGLSLFMSGVALLGTAIGWMAAAVPAGKWILKYGYRILLIIGNILLFFTGALLTQLNPSHGFWFVFLVMIVQGLAFGLLTTVGMIGVQQLVGGHERGISTSFFMFCRNMGTAIGVTIMGALLTNGTNFMQGIHHLFLYGFIGSIFALLTSFLIQKNTAEEKRMAA; via the coding sequence ATGAATAGCAGAACGACCGTAATGATTAGTATTGTTCTTGCCATGCTGGTAGCGTCAATGGATGCGACAATCATGAATACAACCATGCCGATTATCGCAAAAGAACTGGGCAGATTCGACTTGTATGCATGGTCGTTTGCGTCCTATATGATTGCCAGCACGATCCTCTCACCTGTGGCAGGCAGATTATCCGATTTGTTCGGGAGGAAAAAAGTATTTGGATTTGGTATTTTATTATTTTTAATAGGATCCCTTCTTTGCGGATTGTCCGCGTCAATGGTCCAATTAGTCATTTTCCGTGCTGTTCAGGGAATTGGAGCAGGATTCATGATGCCGTTCCCTGCGATTATCGCCGGGGATTTGTTTTCAGTTGAAAAAAGGGGAAGAATCCAAGCGTTATTTACCGCGATGTGGGGCTTATCAGCCGTCCTCGCTCCATTGCTCGGCTCCTTTTTCGTTGAGTATATGACTTGGAGATGGATTTTCTTTGTCAACTTGCCAATATGCTTAGTCTCGTTTTTCACCCTGCTTCCATATAAGGAAAATTATCAGCCCAAAAAAGCGAAGGTCGATTATATCGGAGCGATTTTATTCGCTGTCGGTGTTACGTTCCTTCTATTAGATACGATCGTTAAGGACAATAAGATACTCTTCTTTATTGTTGGAGCCGTCTTTCTCGTTGTTTTTTACTTTTTCGAGAAAAAACAAGCGTCGCCTATCGTTCCGCTTTCCATGTTTAAAAACAAGATGATTTCACGGATTAACATCAATGCTTTTATCGGAACGACCGCATTATTCGGTACAGCCAGCTTTGTCCCACTATTCCTGCAAAATATTGCCGGACTGTCACTATTTATGAGTGGAGTGGCCTTACTTGGCACCGCGATTGGCTGGATGGCTGCCGCTGTACCTGCAGGGAAATGGATTCTGAAATATGGATACCGTATTCTGTTAATCATCGGGAATATTTTATTATTTTTCACGGGTGCATTATTAACCCAGCTTAATCCAAGCCATGGTTTTTGGTTTGTATTTCTTGTCATGATCGTTCAGGGATTGGCATTCGGCCTGCTTACCACTGTCGGCATGATTGGCGTTCAACAGCTAGTTGGCGGCCACGAAAGAGGAATATCCACCTCCTTCTTCATGTTCTGTCGTAATATGGGCACAGCGATTGGAGTCACCATCATGGGAGCCCTCTTAACAAACGGGACCAATTTCATGCAAGGAATACACCATTTGTTCCTGTATGGTTTTATCGGAAGTATCTTTGCATTACTAACATCCTTCCTGATTCAGAAGAACACAGCAGAGGAAAAAAGGATGGCAGCATAA
- a CDS encoding bifunctional 2',3'-cyclic-nucleotide 2'-phosphodiesterase/3'-nucleotidase yields MKKNSFGIISKLTAAALLVGTIASPIGSFQAKAATTDSTVKLRFLETTDLHDNVMDYDYFKDAPTIDYGLDRTAQLIHQARTELANPENSMLFDAGDLLQGNPMADYVARVKGLTATDVHPMFKAMSILKYDAGIPGNHEFNYGLDFLNTALKNVPYNFVNANIYKDDKDNDSTNDQNYFTPYKIIDKVVKDENGVDQTIKVGVIGFAPPQIMQWDYDNLHGKVIAKDMVETAKKFIPKMKEEGADIIVAIAHSGCDVAQADQQDAENAVYALTKVPGVDALLFGHAHVNFPGDAQFNNNSTIDNVNGHINNVPAMEAGFWGNNLGVMDLELQKTDGKWTVTSSKAALKPLVTKDANGNKVSTVDGPDQEIVDAVKETHLGTLDYVRGKIGTTSAPLYSFFAQVQDDPTIQIVNNAQTDYVKKWIETKSPELKGIPVLSAGAPFKAGGRSGVSYYTNIPAGELSIKSANDLYLYPNTLRAVEVTGATVKEWLEMSAGQFNTVDTTKTDAQNIVDDTFPSFNFDVIDGVKYQIDITQKPRYDKNGVVINPDSHRIVNLTMPDGTPVKDDQQFIVATNNYRAGGGGNFPGLKGGIGKVVISSPDESRQVLIDYIAKQGTVNPSADNNWSFLPVKGDAKLVFNSSPDAKPYAESSKNIKDLGANPDGSGFEQYSLDTTVVPAPVPTPTPVPTPTPKPAGPVFWKGTVLKPGQTGMITVIKPINLWKRVGHKLVPVRVLNPGQVFRVYNFDGEHGGQYGVGGGLFITNIKSLIKYETPSKAKLQQANGK; encoded by the coding sequence ATGAAGAAAAATAGTTTCGGTATTATCAGCAAGTTAACTGCAGCAGCCTTACTGGTTGGTACAATTGCTTCACCTATTGGATCATTCCAAGCGAAAGCAGCAACTACAGATAGCACGGTAAAACTTCGCTTCCTTGAAACAACAGATCTCCACGATAACGTAATGGATTACGATTACTTCAAAGATGCACCCACGATTGATTATGGTTTAGACCGGACAGCACAGCTCATCCATCAAGCGAGAACAGAACTAGCAAATCCTGAAAACTCTATGTTGTTTGATGCTGGGGATTTACTGCAAGGAAATCCAATGGCGGATTACGTTGCAAGGGTTAAAGGATTAACGGCAACTGATGTCCATCCAATGTTTAAAGCTATGTCTATCTTAAAATATGATGCTGGTATTCCAGGAAACCATGAATTTAACTATGGTTTAGATTTCCTTAATACTGCATTGAAAAATGTTCCTTACAATTTTGTAAATGCGAATATCTATAAAGACGATAAAGATAATGATTCTACAAACGACCAAAATTACTTCACACCTTACAAAATCATCGATAAAGTCGTAAAAGATGAAAATGGTGTGGACCAAACGATTAAAGTCGGCGTCATCGGCTTTGCTCCTCCACAAATCATGCAGTGGGATTATGATAATCTGCATGGAAAAGTTATCGCGAAAGATATGGTAGAAACAGCTAAAAAATTCATCCCTAAGATGAAAGAAGAAGGCGCAGACATAATCGTTGCGATCGCTCACTCTGGCTGTGACGTTGCACAAGCCGATCAGCAGGACGCAGAAAATGCGGTTTATGCTTTGACGAAAGTTCCAGGCGTTGATGCTCTTCTTTTTGGACATGCGCACGTGAACTTCCCTGGTGATGCACAATTTAACAACAATAGCACAATCGATAACGTAAATGGACATATCAACAATGTTCCTGCCATGGAAGCGGGCTTCTGGGGAAATAATCTTGGTGTTATGGACCTTGAGCTTCAAAAAACAGATGGCAAGTGGACGGTAACTAGCTCTAAAGCTGCTCTTAAACCGCTTGTTACAAAAGATGCAAACGGAAATAAAGTTTCAACAGTTGACGGTCCTGACCAGGAAATCGTTGACGCTGTAAAAGAAACTCACCTAGGTACACTTGACTATGTACGTGGAAAAATTGGTACAACATCTGCACCTTTGTACAGCTTTTTTGCACAGGTACAAGATGACCCTACGATCCAAATCGTTAACAATGCCCAAACAGATTATGTGAAAAAATGGATTGAAACAAAGAGCCCTGAATTGAAAGGTATTCCGGTTTTATCAGCCGGCGCACCGTTTAAAGCGGGTGGAAGAAGTGGCGTATCTTACTATACAAATATCCCTGCCGGCGAACTGTCTATCAAGAGTGCCAATGATTTATATTTGTATCCAAACACGCTGAGAGCAGTAGAAGTAACAGGTGCTACTGTTAAAGAATGGTTGGAAATGTCTGCTGGACAATTTAATACAGTGGATACGACTAAAACAGACGCTCAAAATATCGTTGATGATACATTCCCTTCCTTCAATTTTGATGTGATCGATGGAGTGAAATATCAAATTGATATCACGCAAAAACCTAGATATGACAAAAATGGTGTTGTCATTAACCCTGATTCTCACCGAATTGTGAATTTAACAATGCCTGATGGAACACCAGTTAAAGATGATCAGCAGTTTATTGTTGCAACGAATAACTACCGTGCAGGCGGTGGCGGTAACTTCCCTGGCCTTAAAGGCGGAATCGGCAAGGTAGTCATCAGTTCTCCTGATGAAAGCCGCCAGGTATTAATCGACTATATCGCTAAACAAGGAACAGTAAATCCTTCAGCTGATAATAACTGGAGCTTCCTGCCTGTTAAGGGCGATGCAAAGCTTGTCTTTAATTCATCACCTGATGCAAAGCCATATGCAGAATCATCAAAAAATATTAAAGACCTTGGAGCAAATCCAGATGGTTCTGGTTTTGAGCAATATTCATTAGATACCACTGTTGTACCAGCACCAGTGCCGACACCAACACCCGTACCGACTCCAACTCCTAAGCCAGCTGGCCCGGTATTCTGGAAAGGTACAGTATTAAAGCCAGGACAAACTGGTATGATCACAGTTATCAAGCCAATCAACCTTTGGAAGCGTGTAGGCCACAAACTTGTTCCAGTACGTGTCCTTAACCCAGGACAAGTATTCCGCGTTTACAACTTTGACGGGGAACATGGTGGTCAATACGGAGTTGGTGGAGGATTATTCATCACGAACATCAAGTCCCTCATCAAGTATGAAACACCTTCAAAAGCAAAGCTTCAACAAGCTAACGGCAAATAA